AGTGCCGGCCGCGGTCGACAGCTTCCGCGCGGCCGACGAGATCTTCGCCGCTGTGGACGGGGCTGCCCCATGACGGTCGGGTTCGTTGGATTGGGGCACATGGGGTTTCCGATGGCGCGCCGCCTCATCGAGGCGGGCCACGCCGTCGTCGCCTTCGACGCCCACGCCGCGGCACTCGACCGCATCGTCGCCCTGGGCGGAGATCCCGCGTCATCACCGCGCGATGTCGCCGACCGTGCTGAAACCGTGTTGGCCAGCCTGCCGACACCGGCCGCCGCGCTCGAAGTGACTACCGGTCCGGTCGGGCTGATCAAGGGTGCGCGGATCCGGCGCTACGTCGACCTGTCCACAGTCGGCAGCCGAACAGCGGCACAGATTCATGAACTGCTCGCCCAGCGCGACATCGTCGCGATCGACAGCCCGGTCAGCGGCGGCGTCCGAGGAGCCGAAAAGGGCGCGCTTGCCCTGATGGTGTCGGCCCCGCGCACCGCGTTCGACGAAATCAAAAGCTTGCTGCAAACGCTAGGCCGGCCGCTGTATGTCGGCGACAAGCCCGGCTCCGCGCAGACCATGAAGCTGGCCAATAACATCCTCGCCGCCAACGTCCTGGCCGCCACCGCAGAGGTCGTGGTGATGGGCGTTAAGTCCGGGCTGGACCCAGCGGTGATGATCGACGTGCTCAACGCCGGTTCGGGTGCCACTAGCGCCAGCCGCGACAAATTTCCGCGCGCGATCCTGCCGCGCACCTTCGACTACGGATTCGGCACCGG
The nucleotide sequence above comes from Mycobacterium vicinigordonae. Encoded proteins:
- a CDS encoding NAD(P)-dependent oxidoreductase, with protein sequence MTVGFVGLGHMGFPMARRLIEAGHAVVAFDAHAAALDRIVALGGDPASSPRDVADRAETVLASLPTPAAALEVTTGPVGLIKGARIRRYVDLSTVGSRTAAQIHELLAQRDIVAIDSPVSGGVRGAEKGALALMVSAPRTAFDEIKSLLQTLGRPLYVGDKPGSAQTMKLANNILAANVLAATAEVVVMGVKSGLDPAVMIDVLNAGSGATSASRDKFPRAILPRTFDYGFGTGLMVKDVQLYLEEAHALGVTADLAEAVGRLWEAAAQQLGPESDFTVVIKLFEAAAGVTVESADLRT